The Megalobrama amblycephala isolate DHTTF-2021 linkage group LG7, ASM1881202v1, whole genome shotgun sequence genome window below encodes:
- the LOC125271311 gene encoding B-cell receptor CD22-like, producing the protein MSQRPAPSLLLLFLLMIPGVCSQWSVSYSPSHICALNNSSVIMSCTYTYPTGYQIERVFWTKTNIKEKNEEFPDLSEDPEYSQRLQYLGDKQQNCTIRLSHVTLKDSHEYYFRFTTNKDDGKWLGFPGVTLTVTDLQVESPERVTEGDSVRLTCKSSCTLTDRATFIWYRNSQPVTTGIIGNQLILWRVSREDTGRYSCGVDGYISPAVQLNIRYPPENPVISISPSGEIKEGESVTLICSSDSNPPAEIRWFKGGTYLKFGKTYSISKISSDDSGEYKCKSINEHGEKYSAVTLNVMYPPRNVSVLINGSGEIVSGDSVTLICSSDSNPPALNFSWFKENESSAVGSGQSFSALQSGRFYCQAHNQHGSQRSDAVTVTVHHGLGWHVWLGITVACLGFFIIIFIIIIILFIMRKRRDAKTEDLTVKQDNLYSDVTGRDVHVSESADCDDAQYATVTSSKPRRDRNAPDRRDTEEIQYATVQHHKNKQTKRSEENESQYGNIRIHQPESAVRRSNVETVDDASVIYSRVK; encoded by the exons ATGTCACAGAGACCGGCTCCTTCTCTTCTTCTGCTGTTTCTGCTCATGATTCCAG GAGTTTGTAGTCAGTGGAGTGTGAGTTACAGTCCTTCACACATCTGTGCACTAAATAACTCATCAGTGATAATGAGCTGCACTTATACATACCCTACTGGATATCAGATCGAGAGAGTGTTCTGGACCAAAACAAATATTAAGGAGAAAAATGAAGAGTTTCCAGATCTGTCTGAGGACCCTGAATACAGTCAGAGGCTTCAGTATCTGGGAGATAAACAGCAGAACTGCACCATCAGActgagtcatgtgacactgaaggattCACACGAGTACTATTTCAGATTCACCACTAATAAAGATGATGGAAAATGGCTTGGTTTTCCAGGAGTGACTCTTACTGTCACAG atcttcaggtggagtctcctgagagagtgacagagggagattcagtccgtctgacatgtaaaagcagctgcactctgactgacagagcaacattcatctggtacagaaactcacagccagtaactacaggaattattGGAAACCAGCTCATCCTCTGGAGAGTCAGCAGAGAAGATACAGGCAGATATAGCTGTGGTGTAGATGGTTACATCTCTCCTGCTGTTCAACTCAATATTAGAT ATCCTCCAGAGAATCCAGTGATCTCCATCAGTCCATCTGGTGAAATAAAGGAGGGAGAatcagtgactctgatctgcagcagtgattcaaaccctcctgcagaAATCAGATGGTTTAAAGGAGGAACATATCTGAAATTTGGAAAAACATACAGcatctcaaagatcagctctgatgacagtggaGAATACAAATGCAAGTCCATCAATGaacatggagagaaatactctgctgtgactttaaacgtcatgt accCTCCCAGGAACGTCTCAGTGTTGATAAACGgatctggtgaaatagtgtcaggagattcagtgactctgatctgcagcagtgattcaaaccctcctgctctgaacttcagctggtttaaggagaatgaaagctcagctgttggatctggacagagtttcagtgcaCTACAGAGTGGACGCTTCTACTGTCAGGCTCACAATCAACATGGATCTCAGAGATCAGACGCTGTAACTGTCACAG TGCATCATGGTCTTGGTTGGCATGTCTGGTTGGGGATCACAGTGGCATGTTTAGgattcttcatcatcatcttcatcatcatcatcattctgTTTATAAT GAGAAAACGAAGAGATGCTAAAACTGAAGACCTCACAGTGAAACAG GACAATCTGTACTCTGATGTAACAGGGAGAGACGTTCATGTTTCTGAATCAGCCGATTGTGATGACGCTCAGTACGCCACTGTTACTTCCAGCAAACCCAGAAGAGACAGAAACGCTCCTGATCGCAGAGATACTGAGGAGATCCAGTACGCAACTGTACaacatcacaaaaacaaacagaccAAGAGATCAGAGGAGAACGAAAGCCAGTACGGCAATATCAGGATTCACCAGCCTGAATCTGCTGTGAG GCGATCAAATGTTGAAACTGTGGACGACGCTTCTGTGATCTACAGCCGTGTCAAATGA